TTATGGAGTCTTCGTTTAAACTAATTTTCTGGGATTTTAATTTTCTGCGTAAAATTTCCTTGCCATCTTCAGCAACAGATTTTTTCTCTTCTCTTAAAACAGATTTAATTTTAGCCCGGGCTCTTGCCGTAGTGGCATAATCTAACCAGTTTTGATTAGGAGTGGCTTGTTCCGAAGTAATGATTTCAACCTGATCTCCACTAGAAAGGGTTGTATTTAAGGGAACTAGTTTGCCATTTACTTTAGACCCACGCGTACGCATGCCAACCTCAGTATGTATATTAAATGCGAAATCTAGTGGCGTAGCTCCTTTTGGTAATGATTTTAATTCTCCTTTTGGGGTGAAGACAAAAATTTCTTTAGAGTATAAATTTAGTTTAAACTCCTCAACGAAATCCACAGCATTCGTATTTGCGTTTTCTAGTGCTTCTTGAAGCTTATTAAGCCATACTTCTATACCTTGTTCTTTTTGATCACCATGTTTATATTTGAAATGGGCCGCATACCCTTTTTCTGCGATTTCGTGCATGCGTTCACTTCTAATTTGGACTTCTACCCATTTTCCTTTTGGCCCCATTACGGTAATATGTAATGCTTCATAGCCTGTAGATTTTGGTGAGGATATCCAATCTCTAAGACGAACAGGGTTTGGGGTAAAGTGGTCGGTAACAATCGAATAAATTTTCCAAGCAAGAAATTTTTCGTTTTGTGCGTCGGACTTGTAAATTATTCTAATTGCAAACTTATCGTAGATTTCTTCAAAGGTTACATTCTGATTTATCATTTTTCTACGCATAGAAAAAATAGACTTCATTCGACCTTTAATTGAATAATTCAGACCCTCCTTGTTAAGTGAATTATCTATAGTATCTGCAAATGCGTCAATATATGCTTGTTGCGCTTCTTTACTATCTTCAATTTTATCTTTTATAGATTTGTAAACTTCGGGCTCGGTATATTTTAAACTTAAATCCTCTAATTCTGTTTTAATATTGTAAAGTCCAATTCTATGGGCAAGAGGGGCGTAAATATATAAGGTTTCCGATGCAATCTTTACTTGCTTATGCTCTGGCATAGAATCCATGGTGAGCATGTTGTGATATCGATCGGCTATTTTAATTATAATAACCCGAACATCATCATTTAAGGTCAAGAGCATTTTCCTGAAATTCTCCGCTTGTTGGGAGATATTCATATCTTTCTTTAAATGGGATATTTTTGTGAGCCCGTCTACAATACGTGCTACGGTTTCACCAAACATACGATCAATGTCATCTAAAGTGTATTCAGTGTCTTCAACTACATCATGTAAAAGTGCAGAGGCGATGGATACAGCATCAAGCCCTATTTCAGAAGCTACAATTTTTGCTACGGCTATAGGATGAAAAATGTAAGCTTCACCAGATTTTCTTCGCTGGTTCTTATGCGCATCAACGGCTATTTCAAAAGCGCTTCGTATTAGTTTTTTATCCTCATCTGTAAGGGTTTGGTAACTAATACGCAGTAACTCTTTGTATTCGTGAGCTATAAGCTTATTTTCTTCTTCTATTGCTGCCTGTGTCATACTAGATTAAAAATAAGATAATCTTAAATGATGCACAACAAAAATTATGCCTTTAAATTACGTATACGGTCTATTAATGGTGGATGGGAATAGTGCATAAATACATATGCAGGATGCGGAGTTAAGTTGCTAAGACTGTTTTTTGATAGTTTTTTTAAAGATGTTACCAGTGGCAACGCTGCGTAAGTATTCTTTGCGTAATCATCCGCTTGGTATTCAAATTTTCTTGAAAAATAATTCATAAGTAAGCCCGTGATTTCTGAAATGGGGCTATATAAGATTCCAAAACCTATTAATGCGGCATGAAAACTTGGTCTTTCAACCCCAATTGCCAATGAAATTTCCGGGTTGTTTATGAATAATGAAAGTATCAATAACATTAAGCCGGTTAACAGAATCGATGTAACTAAATTATAGATAATGTGCTTTCTCTTATAATGACCGATTTCATGAGCCAAAACAGCAACAATTTCCTCTTCTTCTAAATCATTAATTAGGGTATCGTATAGGGTAACTCGCTTTTCTTTTCCAAAGCCTGAGAAATAGGCATTGGCTTTTGTGGAACGTTTAGAACCGTTAATAACAAATATATTCTGTAGATTAAAACCTACTTGAGCTGCGTAGTTTTCTATTTTTTTCTTTAAGGTACCGTCTTCTAAGGGCTCTTGCTTATTGAATATGGGTACAATAAGCTTACTGTAAAACAGATTCATGAATAAAGTGAATACAGCAACTAAGGCCCAAGTGTATAACCAAAAGTTAGTGCCTGCCCATTGAAAAAACCAAATGACCAAAGATAGAATACCACCACCCATAATAATGGTCATTGCCCATTGCTTTAATTTGTCCAGGAAAAAAGTTGCTTTTGTTGTTTTGTTAAATCCGAATTTTTCTTCGATTACAAATGTTTGGTAGTATGAAAATGGAATAGTTAGAACATCGCTTCCGATTATAATAATCCCGAAGAAAATTAATGCTTGTATTACAATGTTATCACTTTGGTTTTGGGCAATGTTATCGACATAAGCAAATCCGCCAAATATTAAAAAGGCTAGAATTAATAATAACGAAAAAATAGATGTAAAAACGCCAAACTTATAATTGATAAGCTTGTAGGCTTGAGATTTTTCATATTCCTCGGCATTATAAACATCATTTAGATCCGCAGGAACAGGGTCCTTAAAACGTTTGGCATTTAGGTAATTCATTACCGTAGCCAAAATAAATTCGCCGATTAGAATGAAAAGGATACTGTAAAAGACAATTGTATTATCCATATAGTGTCGTTGAAAACGAAAACTTCAGTAGAAAAAGTATGCGTATTACTTGTTTAATTTTCGCTGTCGTTTAGCTTCAAAGATAAGTATTGCCGCAGATACGGATACGTTCATTGAATCTATTTCACCTTCCATAGGAATAATAATGTTTTGGGCAGAGTTATTTAACCACTCCTCACTTAGTCCAGAATGTTCTGTACCTACTACTATTGCTGTTGATTCGTTAAAATCAACTGTCGTATAATCTTTAGATGCTGACAGTGCAGCACAGAAAATTTGAAATCCTTCCTTTTTAAGGTAGGAAATAATTTCTGTTGTGCTACCCATTTTTACATTTCTTGAAAAAATGCATCCTACGCTAGAGCGAATAATATTAGGATTGTATAAATCCGTTTTTGGGTTGGCAATTAAAACGGCATCTAAATTTGCTGCATCAGCAGTTCTTAATAATGCGCCAATATTACCCGGTTTCTCAGGTGCTTCTGCAATTAGCACCAACGGATTTTTATTCTCAAATTTTAAAGAAGAAAGCTCGTGGTTCTTACTTTTTAAAATAGCTATAATGCCTTCGGTAGTATCCCTATAAGCCAATTTTTTATATATATCTAAAGTGACGGATATAAGTTGGTCAGAACTGAAAGTTTGAATTTCGCTAGAATTTTCTAAAATACCTTCACAAAATAATATGGTGTCAATATCATAACCTGCATTACTCGCAATCTGTAATTCACGCAGTCCTTCTAAAATGAAAAGGCCTGTTTTTTTACGCTCCCTAGATTTTTCTTTTAACAACAAAACCTTCTTTATCAAAGGGTTTTGGGTGCTAGTAATATGTTTATTTGCTTGCATTGAGTACAAAAATAGTTCAATTTAGTAAGTCTACTATGGTTTCTCGACTAACCGATTTCAAAAAACAATAAATAATCAATCTACATTATGAATAAATTTTACCTTCTAGGTATAGCCTTTGCACTATTTTCTTGTAAAGAAGCCCCTAAGAAAAAAGCGGTTACCGATGCTGTTGATGAAGTAATAACGCAAGTAGATTTGGATAAATATCCGGCGGAATTAAAAAAAGTTTTTGAAGCTCATGGCGGTTTAAATATTTGGAAGGGATATAAAACATTGAATTTTGAAATGCCTAACGAGAAGTTCAACGAAATGCAAACAATTGATCTTCATAAAAGATTTGATAAAATTTCTGCTCCAGATTACACACTTGGATATGATGGTGCTGAAGTTTGGCTTTTAGATAATACAGGTAACTATGAAGGTAAGCCGAAATTTTATCATAATTTAATGTTCTACTTCTTCGCAATGCCATTCGTATTTGCTGACGACGGAATAAAATATGAAGAAGTTGATGCTTTGGTTTATGATGGAGTTTCATACCCAGGATATAGAATTTCTTATAATAGTGGAGTAGGTTCTTCTTCTTCAGATGAGTACTTTATTCACTATGATGCAAAAAACTATGAAATGAGATGGTTGGGGTATACTATGACGTATTTTAGTGGAGAACCATCTGATAAGATAAGCTGGATCAACTATGCTGATTGGATAAAGGTTGATAAGGTATTGTTGCCTAAAGCCATTACTTGGCATAAAGTAGAAGAGGGAGAAATCAAAGAAGCCGCTAATACAGTAAGCTTTGAGAATGCTAGTTTATCTACATTTGCCAAGCCCAAAGGATTTTATTCTAAACCTAAGAATGCCATAATTGTAGAGTAAGGCTTTTCTCAAAATCATATAATATTTTTAAAATAGGTGCCATTTTTATGGCACCTTATTTTTTATACCTAACTTGGAATTTATCTAATTTTAAAAGGATATGAACATACTTTTTTTTGGCATAACAAAAGAAATTGTTGGTAGTTCTGAAATCAGTTTTACTGATGTATTTAAGCCTGTAAATGTTGCTGAGCTTAAAAAACAACTTATTGATTCTTATCCTGGATTTTCAAAATTAAACTCATTGGCGATAGCTGTAAATAGTGAATACGCCGATGATAATGTACCATTAATTGGCAATGAAGAAATTGCCATTATACCACCAGTAAGCGGAGGCTAATGAGGAAAGTTATTGAAATAGTCGATGTTATTGACACTGCTTTGGTATCTGGAGAATTAAATGATGTCAAAAGTGGCGAAATCTGTGTTTTTGTAGGTGCCGTACGTGAATTTATAAACAATGAAGAAGTTGCTTTAAAGTTTGAAACCTGTAAATCAATGGCATTGAAAGAGATGGAGAAGATTGCCGACATAGCAATGCAAAAATCGTCATTGAATAAAGAGGTCAAGAGACATGCCGTTGGTGAAAAAGGTTTTGAGACACAAGAAAAATATAAGGACGTATTCAACAATTTAATGACTTCAATAGGAAGATAATGCAGAAAAAATTATCGCACATAGACGAATTGGGGAACGCTACCATGGTAGATGTTTCTCATAAAATAGCTTCGGTACGTACAGCAATTGCAAGTGGTACTATAAAATTTCCTATGGAAATTTTTAAATCATTATCAGAACAGGATTTTGTGGGCAAGAAAGGAAGTATCGTACAAACAGCTGTTATTGCAGGGATACAAGGTGTAAAGAAAACATCAGAATTAATACCTTTATGCCATCAAATAAATCTGTCCAAAATCAATGTTGAAATTGAACCGGCTTTAAATTCGTTTCAGATTACATGTACTGTAAAGTGCAATGAAAAAACGGGTGTTGAAATGGAGGCATTGACAGGGGTATCTATTGCAGCTTTAACTATTTATGATATGTGCAAGGCACTTTCGCAAGACATTGTAATCGGGGCAATTCAATTAGAACAAAAAACGGGAGGGAAGAATGATTTTCAAAGATAAGTTATACGGGTTGGTGCTTTCAGGAGGTAAAAGCACGAGAATGGGAAAGGACAAAGGTTTAATTACCTATCACAAGCTTCCGCAACGAGAACATTTATATCAATTGTTGAACGAGGTTTGCGACCGTACATTTTTAAGTATCCGAAAAGACCAAGTGCAAGAGATTTCAAATGATTTTGAAACTATTGTGGATACAGATGAGTTTCGTGGTCCTTATAACGGATTATTATCTGCGCATAAAGTTCACCCTGAAGCTGCTTGGCTGGTATTGGCGTGCGATTTGCCATTAATGGATAAAAAGGCATTACAGGAGTTAGTAGCTGCAAGAAACTCGAATAAAATTGCTAGCGCTTTTGCCGATGCAGAAAACCCATTGCCAGAACCTCTTTGTGCTATATGGGAACCGGATGCTTTAAAACAGTCCGCTGCATATTTAGAAGCCGGGAATGGTTCTTGTCCAAGAAAATTTCTGATTAATGCCGATGTAAATTTGGTCTTTCCAGAACGGAAAGAAGTGTTGCTCAACGCAAATTCTAAGGTGGAGTATGAGGAAGCGTTGCTAAAAATAGCACCATGAACGAGGAACGTTACCTAAGACAAATTACTTTAGACGGATTTGGAACCGTAGGTCAGCAAAAGCTAAAACAAGCCAAAGTTTTGGTGGTTGGTGCTGGCGGACTCGGAATTCCCGTATTAACATATCTAAACGCAATGGGAGTTGGTACGTTGGGAATTGTTGACGCAGATGTGGTTTCATTATCTAATCTTCACCGTCAAGTTTTGTTTACGGAAGCTATGGTGGGTATGCCCAAGGTTGAGGTAATAAAAAAACAATTGTCAGCTCAAAACTCCACTACACAAATACATATTTATCAAACTTATTTAACGATTGCTAACGCACTTGATATTATTAAAGATTATGATATCGTTGTTGATGCTACCGATAATTTTCCCACTAGATATTTAATTAATGATGCCTGTGTAATTGCAAATAAACCTTTTGTTTATGGTGCATTACACGCTTTTGAGGGTCAAGTGAGTGTTTTTAATTATAATGGCGGACCAACATATCGTTGTTTGTTCCCGACCATGCCTGCGGCAGATGCCGTTCCTAACTGTAATGATAATGGTGTGCTGGGTATTTTGCCTGGTATTATTGGTAATCTACAAGCTTTAGAAGTAGTAAAGGTTATTGCGGAGATAGGAGAGGTGTTATCAGGTGTTTTGTTACTTTTTGATACCCTAAGCCAACGTACACAACGAATGAAATTTAAATTACAGGCTGGTAATAATGAGATTAAATCACTTGCTACTAGTTATGAGTTTGATTGTGAACTTCCTTTAAAATCAATAGATGCTGTTGAGCTTCAACAATTGCTTTCAGGTAATCCTGTTGAACTGATAGATGTGCGAACCGATAAAGAATTTCAAAGGCAACATTTAAAAGAAGCCAAGCATATTCCTTTAAATGAATTAACAGGTAGAGTGGCTGAGGTTGATTTAGAAACTACTATTTATGTTATTTGTCAGTCTGGGGTTCGTAGTAAAAAAGCAATCGTAAAGTTACAAGAATTATGTCCTGGTAAAGATTTTGTCAATGTTACCGGTGGTATGAACCAGATGAAAAACTATGTTGATACCTATTGAGCAATTGGTGTTTATAAGCATCGGATTTTTTATAATCGCCACATTATATTCTTCTGTAGGTTTTGGCGGTGGCTCTAGCTATTTGGCTTTATTGACGCTTGTTTTAACTAGTTTTTTTGCCATTCGCTCTATTGCATTGGTTTGTAATTTGGTGGTAGTTTCAGGTAGTACATATCTGTATTTCAAAAATGGTCATGCAAAACTAAAAGATTTTCTGCCTTTTGTTTTGGCAAGTATTCCGCTAGCGTATTTAGGAGCTACATTCCGATTAAAGGAGAGTGTTTTTTTTATAATTTTAGGATGCTCTCTTATTCTATCGGCATTGTTTTTAGCTGTTCAGACTTTTGAAATCAACAAATCGAAAAAGGAGGTTGAAAATTATCCAAATTACTTGAGCTATGTTCTTGGTTCAGGAATAGGGTTTTTATCGGGACTCGTGGGTATTGGTGGAGGCATTTTTTTAGCTCCCGTGCTAAATCACTTACGTTGGAATAAAGCCATAAAAATAGCAGCGCTTGCAAGTTTCTTCATTTTAGTAAACTCCGTATCTGGGTTATTCGGGTTGATAACTAGCGATTCATTGTCATTGCCGTGGCGAGAAACTATTTGTTTGGTTGTAGCAGTCCTACTTGGCGGACAGTTAGGAATTCGCATCAGTCTTAAAAAACTATCGGCAAATGGTATTAAAAGGATAACCGCTTTATTAGTTTTCATAGTGGGCATACGGGTCTTGTTGGTGAATGGACTCGAATTGTTTTAGAAGATTTAAATAATTGTCTTCAATTCTTCAAGGGTATAATTTATAATAGTTTTACCTTTAATTCCATGATTACATTTAAAGAAGCATACCAAAAAGTGTTAGCCCATCCTATAGATTTAGGAACAGAGAATGTATCACTTTTAAATAGTTTGAATAGAATATTGGCTGAAGATATTTATGCAGATCGAGATTTTCCTCCTTTTGATCGTGCTACCAAAGATGGTGTTGCTATTCAGTTTTCAGATTTTGTAAATAATGGGCACTCTTTTAAAATTGAAGGAGTTGCTGCTGCTGGCGTAATTCAGCAAGTTTTGAAGGATAAAAACAACTGTTTAGAAGTGATGACCGGTGCAGTAGTGCCATTGCATTGCGATACTGTGGTCATGTATGAACACATTACTATTGAAGGTGGTAAGGTTACGATTAATGAGAAAGTGAACAAAGGTCAGAACATACACTACCAAGGCAGTGATGAGAAAGTAGGTGCACTTCTTTTATCAAAAGGAAAAAAAATCAGTCCAGCAGAAATAGGAGTAATGGCTACGGTTGGCAAAGTAACGGTAAAGATTAAGGGAAATCCGAAAATTTGCACTATTGCAACAGGTAATGAATTGGTCGAGGTTAATGAAACTCCCAGACCGCATCAAATACGAAAATCTAATATGCTGACTATTGAGTCCGCATTATTGAGTTCTAAGATTGAAGCCAGTTCACTTCATTTGTTGGATGATAAAAAAGAAATTGAGCGAGAATTAGAAAAAGCTTTACAGGATAACGATGTACTTCTATTAAGTGGCGGAGTATCAAAAGGAAAGTTTGATTTTATCCCGGAAGTAATGGAATCATTAGGTGTAGAGAAGGTATTTCATAGAGTGCTACAGAGACCTGGTAAACCATTTTGGTTTGGAATTCACCATAAAATGAAGACGGTTATTTTCTCATTTCCTGGAAATCCCGTTTCTACATTTGCCAATTATCACCTATATTTTTTAGCGTGGTTACAAACCTCTTGGCAACTTCCATTAGATAATTCGTATATTAAGCTAAGTGCAGCAATTAAAATAACACAGCCGCTAACCCGATTTATTCAGGTTAGTACAGAAGTAAAAGAGGGTATGTTCTGGGCAACTCCTGTTGTTGAAAATGGTTCTGGAGATTTAACCAGTTTAGCAAAGGCCGACGGATTTATTTGTCTAGAACCAAGAAATAAGGAGTATGAGGTAGGGGAGGCTGTACCTTTTGTAAAGACCAGATAAT
The genomic region above belongs to Maribacter hydrothermalis and contains:
- a CDS encoding HesA/MoeB/ThiF family protein yields the protein MNEERYLRQITLDGFGTVGQQKLKQAKVLVVGAGGLGIPVLTYLNAMGVGTLGIVDADVVSLSNLHRQVLFTEAMVGMPKVEVIKKQLSAQNSTTQIHIYQTYLTIANALDIIKDYDIVVDATDNFPTRYLINDACVIANKPFVYGALHAFEGQVSVFNYNGGPTYRCLFPTMPAADAVPNCNDNGVLGILPGIIGNLQALEVVKVIAEIGEVLSGVLLLFDTLSQRTQRMKFKLQAGNNEIKSLATSYEFDCELPLKSIDAVELQQLLSGNPVELIDVRTDKEFQRQHLKEAKHIPLNELTGRVAEVDLETTIYVICQSGVRSKKAIVKLQELCPGKDFVNVTGGMNQMKNYVDTY
- a CDS encoding molybdopterin molybdotransferase MoeA, giving the protein MITFKEAYQKVLAHPIDLGTENVSLLNSLNRILAEDIYADRDFPPFDRATKDGVAIQFSDFVNNGHSFKIEGVAAAGVIQQVLKDKNNCLEVMTGAVVPLHCDTVVMYEHITIEGGKVTINEKVNKGQNIHYQGSDEKVGALLLSKGKKISPAEIGVMATVGKVTVKIKGNPKICTIATGNELVEVNETPRPHQIRKSNMLTIESALLSSKIEASSLHLLDDKKEIERELEKALQDNDVLLLSGGVSKGKFDFIPEVMESLGVEKVFHRVLQRPGKPFWFGIHHKMKTVIFSFPGNPVSTFANYHLYFLAWLQTSWQLPLDNSYIKLSAAIKITQPLTRFIQVSTEVKEGMFWATPVVENGSGDLTSLAKADGFICLEPRNKEYEVGEAVPFVKTR
- a CDS encoding TrmH family RNA methyltransferase; this encodes MQANKHITSTQNPLIKKVLLLKEKSRERKKTGLFILEGLRELQIASNAGYDIDTILFCEGILENSSEIQTFSSDQLISVTLDIYKKLAYRDTTEGIIAILKSKNHELSSLKFENKNPLVLIAEAPEKPGNIGALLRTADAANLDAVLIANPKTDLYNPNIIRSSVGCIFSRNVKMGSTTEIISYLKKEGFQIFCAALSASKDYTTVDFNESTAIVVGTEHSGLSEEWLNNSAQNIIIPMEGEIDSMNVSVSAAILIFEAKRQRKLNK
- a CDS encoding MoaD/ThiS family protein, translating into MNILFFGITKEIVGSSEISFTDVFKPVNVAELKKQLIDSYPGFSKLNSLAIAVNSEYADDNVPLIGNEEIAIIPPVSGG
- a CDS encoding M48 family metallopeptidase, which translates into the protein MDNTIVFYSILFILIGEFILATVMNYLNAKRFKDPVPADLNDVYNAEEYEKSQAYKLINYKFGVFTSIFSLLLILAFLIFGGFAYVDNIAQNQSDNIVIQALIFFGIIIIGSDVLTIPFSYYQTFVIEEKFGFNKTTKATFFLDKLKQWAMTIIMGGGILSLVIWFFQWAGTNFWLYTWALVAVFTLFMNLFYSKLIVPIFNKQEPLEDGTLKKKIENYAAQVGFNLQNIFVINGSKRSTKANAYFSGFGKEKRVTLYDTLINDLEEEEIVAVLAHEIGHYKRKHIIYNLVTSILLTGLMLLILSLFINNPEISLAIGVERPSFHAALIGFGILYSPISEITGLLMNYFSRKFEYQADDYAKNTYAALPLVTSLKKLSKNSLSNLTPHPAYVFMHYSHPPLIDRIRNLKA
- the moaC gene encoding cyclic pyranopterin monophosphate synthase MoaC, which encodes MQKKLSHIDELGNATMVDVSHKIASVRTAIASGTIKFPMEIFKSLSEQDFVGKKGSIVQTAVIAGIQGVKKTSELIPLCHQINLSKINVEIEPALNSFQITCTVKCNEKTGVEMEALTGVSIAALTIYDMCKALSQDIVIGAIQLEQKTGGKNDFQR
- a CDS encoding sulfite exporter TauE/SafE family protein; the protein is MLIPIEQLVFISIGFFIIATLYSSVGFGGGSSYLALLTLVLTSFFAIRSIALVCNLVVVSGSTYLYFKNGHAKLKDFLPFVLASIPLAYLGATFRLKESVFFIILGCSLILSALFLAVQTFEINKSKKEVENYPNYLSYVLGSGIGFLSGLVGIGGGIFLAPVLNHLRWNKAIKIAALASFFILVNSVSGLFGLITSDSLSLPWRETICLVVAVLLGGQLGIRISLKKLSANGIKRITALLVFIVGIRVLLVNGLELF
- a CDS encoding molybdenum cofactor biosynthesis protein MoaE → MRKVIEIVDVIDTALVSGELNDVKSGEICVFVGAVREFINNEEVALKFETCKSMALKEMEKIADIAMQKSSLNKEVKRHAVGEKGFETQEKYKDVFNNLMTSIGR
- a CDS encoding NTP transferase domain-containing protein gives rise to the protein MIFKDKLYGLVLSGGKSTRMGKDKGLITYHKLPQREHLYQLLNEVCDRTFLSIRKDQVQEISNDFETIVDTDEFRGPYNGLLSAHKVHPEAAWLVLACDLPLMDKKALQELVAARNSNKIASAFADAENPLPEPLCAIWEPDALKQSAAYLEAGNGSCPRKFLINADVNLVFPERKEVLLNANSKVEYEEALLKIAP
- a CDS encoding RelA/SpoT family protein translates to MTQAAIEEENKLIAHEYKELLRISYQTLTDEDKKLIRSAFEIAVDAHKNQRRKSGEAYIFHPIAVAKIVASEIGLDAVSIASALLHDVVEDTEYTLDDIDRMFGETVARIVDGLTKISHLKKDMNISQQAENFRKMLLTLNDDVRVIIIKIADRYHNMLTMDSMPEHKQVKIASETLYIYAPLAHRIGLYNIKTELEDLSLKYTEPEVYKSIKDKIEDSKEAQQAYIDAFADTIDNSLNKEGLNYSIKGRMKSIFSMRRKMINQNVTFEEIYDKFAIRIIYKSDAQNEKFLAWKIYSIVTDHFTPNPVRLRDWISSPKSTGYEALHITVMGPKGKWVEVQIRSERMHEIAEKGYAAHFKYKHGDQKEQGIEVWLNKLQEALENANTNAVDFVEEFKLNLYSKEIFVFTPKGELKSLPKGATPLDFAFNIHTEVGMRTRGSKVNGKLVPLNTTLSSGDQVEIITSEQATPNQNWLDYATTARARAKIKSVLREEKKSVAEDGKEILRRKLKSQKISLNEDSINKMVTFFKLKTSLDLFYRVGIGSIDNAMLKDFASSYSNAFISFFKNRMRKSPIPEDINKDEITSKYDMLVFGKEEEKLEYKLSQCCNPIPGDEVFGFVSVSEGIKVHKKNCPNAISLQSNYAYRIISAKWIDSSQQEYQADIELTGIDNLGLVSDITEVISDIMHVNMRNLNFSTDGGTFKGKITVVVKNKAILKKLTDTLREINGIDKVTRI